In one Zobellia galactanivorans genomic region, the following are encoded:
- a CDS encoding MATE family efflux transporter — MPHINRITLKRLFQHFIVAVTGKETEFTSGSIRKAIFMLSIPMILEMMMESIFAIVDIAYVSQVSVNAVATIGLTESVVTLVYAVAIGLSMAATAIVARRIGAKDVKGAQEAAVQAIALGVLVSLIVGVLGFIYAKDILALMGAEPDLIAEGSGYTKLLLGGNITILLLFLINAIFRGAGDASVAMWALVLSNGLNIILDPVFIFGWGPIPEYGVMGAAIATNIGRGAAVVFQLAVLFFGWSRIQIGFKDMVIRFGVMLNLVKVSLGGIAQFLIGTSSWVFLMRMMSEFGSEVLAGYTIAIRVMLFTLMPSWGMSNAAATLVGQNLGAKQPDRAETSVWKTGKYNAWFMGIVSLVYLFFAYDIVGWFNTNPVVVENGGLCLQIIAVGYVFYAYGMVVTQAFNGAGDTGTPTKLNLIAFWLFQLPFAYLTAIAFQWGAMGVFVAITAAEILLAVISMVWFKKGKWKKVSV; from the coding sequence ATGCCACATATAAATAGAATTACCTTAAAAAGACTGTTTCAGCACTTTATCGTTGCCGTTACGGGCAAAGAAACAGAGTTTACTTCCGGAAGCATCCGTAAGGCCATTTTTATGCTTTCCATCCCCATGATCTTGGAGATGATGATGGAGTCTATTTTCGCCATTGTAGATATTGCCTATGTTTCACAGGTAAGTGTAAATGCCGTCGCCACCATTGGTCTGACCGAATCGGTAGTGACCTTGGTCTATGCCGTTGCCATAGGACTTAGCATGGCGGCAACGGCCATAGTAGCCCGAAGAATAGGGGCGAAGGATGTAAAGGGCGCCCAAGAAGCGGCGGTGCAGGCCATAGCCTTGGGTGTCTTGGTTTCGCTTATAGTCGGGGTACTAGGGTTTATATATGCCAAGGATATTCTGGCCTTAATGGGGGCGGAACCCGACTTGATAGCCGAAGGCTCCGGTTATACGAAACTCTTGTTGGGCGGTAACATCACCATTTTGCTATTGTTCCTGATCAACGCCATATTCAGGGGGGCAGGCGATGCTTCCGTGGCCATGTGGGCCTTGGTGCTTTCCAATGGACTCAATATTATTCTAGACCCCGTATTTATTTTTGGTTGGGGGCCTATACCGGAGTATGGGGTCATGGGGGCGGCCATAGCTACCAATATTGGCAGGGGAGCGGCCGTTGTGTTTCAATTGGCGGTCTTGTTCTTTGGTTGGAGCCGAATACAGATCGGGTTTAAGGACATGGTAATCCGTTTTGGGGTAATGCTCAACCTTGTAAAGGTATCGCTCGGAGGTATCGCCCAATTCCTGATAGGTACATCCAGTTGGGTATTTCTCATGCGGATGATGTCGGAATTTGGCAGTGAGGTCTTGGCAGGCTACACTATAGCCATTAGGGTCATGCTGTTTACTTTGATGCCCTCTTGGGGGATGAGCAATGCAGCGGCAACCCTAGTGGGCCAAAACCTTGGGGCGAAACAGCCCGATCGCGCGGAAACCTCGGTTTGGAAGACGGGAAAATACAATGCCTGGTTTATGGGCATTGTTTCTTTGGTCTACCTCTTCTTTGCATATGATATCGTAGGTTGGTTCAATACGAATCCTGTAGTGGTTGAAAATGGCGGTCTATGCCTTCAGATTATAGCGGTGGGCTACGTGTTCTATGCCTATGGCATGGTCGTGACCCAAGCTTTTAACGGGGCAGGTGATACCGGTACACCGACCAAACTGAACCTTATTGCTTTTTGGTTGTTTCAGTTGCCTTTCGCCTATTTAACGGCCATTGCGTTTCAATGGGGGGCAATGGGCGTATTCGTCGCCATTACTGCCGCAGAGATACTATTGGCCGTCATCTCTATGGTGTGGTTTAAAAAAGGGAAGTGGAAAAAGGTCAGTGTCTAA
- a CDS encoding trans-sulfuration enzyme family protein produces MQQKKIGLNTICTHVGEVKDEQFKGAVSPLYMSSSYAFEDVDVKRYPRYFNTPNQEALCKKIAALEHTQAGLIFGSGMAAITTSLMAFLRAGDHVVLQQVLYGGTYNLVVEEFDKFGIEYSFTHGWAPEDFEKKIRSNTKVIYIETPSNPLLTITDLDAIGKLAKKHGLISMIDNTFASPVNQNPIDFGIDVVIHSATKYMGGHSDILAGAVASSEENINRIFALAKNFGGSLSDYTVWLLERSLKTMGLRVKAQNANAQHMAEYLFGHKAVTRVYYPGLKSHPDHELAKSQMNGFGGMLSFELHEDYDATQFQKELQLIKPSMSLAGVESTMLSPTKTSHALLGAEERAKQGILDGLIRFSVGIEEPEDLIADIEQALEKVRLGRVATTS; encoded by the coding sequence ATGCAGCAGAAGAAAATAGGCCTCAATACGATATGTACCCATGTGGGCGAGGTGAAAGATGAACAGTTTAAAGGAGCGGTTTCCCCACTTTATATGAGTAGTTCGTATGCCTTTGAAGACGTTGATGTAAAACGATATCCCAGATATTTCAACACTCCCAACCAAGAGGCCCTGTGCAAGAAAATAGCGGCTTTGGAGCATACCCAAGCCGGTCTGATATTCGGTAGTGGCATGGCGGCCATTACTACCTCCTTAATGGCATTTTTAAGGGCAGGGGACCACGTGGTACTCCAGCAAGTGTTGTACGGAGGTACTTATAATTTAGTGGTGGAGGAATTCGATAAATTTGGTATCGAATATTCCTTTACCCATGGATGGGCCCCTGAAGACTTCGAGAAAAAGATCCGATCGAATACCAAGGTGATATATATAGAAACGCCTTCCAATCCACTTTTGACCATAACCGATTTGGATGCCATCGGGAAGTTGGCCAAAAAACACGGACTCATCTCTATGATCGATAATACTTTCGCAAGTCCGGTAAACCAAAACCCTATAGACTTCGGTATTGACGTGGTCATTCATAGTGCTACAAAGTATATGGGAGGCCATTCGGATATTTTGGCGGGAGCAGTGGCTTCCTCCGAAGAAAATATCAATCGAATTTTCGCTTTGGCGAAGAACTTTGGCGGAAGCCTTAGTGATTATACGGTCTGGCTGCTCGAAAGAAGCTTGAAGACCATGGGATTGCGTGTAAAGGCCCAAAACGCCAACGCCCAGCATATGGCCGAATACCTGTTCGGGCACAAAGCGGTTACCCGGGTCTATTACCCAGGCTTAAAGAGCCATCCCGATCACGAATTGGCCAAATCGCAAATGAACGGTTTTGGGGGCATGCTGTCCTTTGAATTACATGAAGATTACGATGCTACCCAGTTTCAAAAAGAACTACAATTGATAAAGCCTTCCATGAGTTTGGCAGGTGTAGAGAGCACCATGCTTTCGCCAACCAAGACCTCTCATGCCCTTTTGGGGGCCGAAGAAAGGGCAAAACAAGGTATCTTAGATGGTTTGATCCGTTTTTCGGTAGGAATAGAAGAGCCCGAAGATTTAATTGCCGATATCGAACAGGCCTTGGAAAAAGTAAGGTTGGGCAGGGTAGCAACGACTAGTTAG
- the bshB1 gene encoding bacillithiol biosynthesis deacetylase BshB1, protein MKLDILAFGAHPDDVELGAGATIAKAIANGKKVGIVDLTRGELGTRGSAEIRDSEAAASAKVLGVVARENLGFADGFFVNDRAHQLEIIKMVRKYRPEIVLCNAIDDRHIDHGKGSKLVSDACFLSGLIKIETRLDDADDVQAQWRPKVVYHYIQWKNLEPDFVVDVSGYIAKKTEAILAYSSQFHDPKSKEPETPISSKNFIDSVNYRARDLGRLIGVDYAEGFTVERFVGVNNIDDLI, encoded by the coding sequence ATGAAATTAGATATATTAGCTTTTGGCGCCCATCCCGATGATGTTGAACTTGGTGCCGGGGCTACCATTGCCAAAGCCATTGCGAACGGAAAAAAAGTAGGTATCGTAGATTTGACCCGTGGAGAACTCGGAACAAGGGGTTCTGCGGAAATACGGGATAGTGAAGCTGCAGCTTCCGCCAAGGTTCTTGGGGTAGTGGCACGGGAAAATTTAGGCTTTGCCGACGGCTTTTTCGTCAACGATAGGGCACATCAACTGGAAATCATTAAGATGGTGCGTAAGTACAGGCCTGAAATAGTGCTGTGCAATGCCATAGATGATCGGCATATCGACCATGGCAAAGGCAGTAAATTGGTCAGTGATGCCTGTTTTTTAAGTGGATTGATAAAAATCGAGACCAGACTTGACGATGCGGATGACGTGCAAGCGCAATGGAGGCCCAAGGTCGTTTACCACTACATTCAATGGAAAAATCTTGAACCCGATTTTGTTGTAGATGTGTCGGGATATATCGCAAAGAAAACGGAAGCGATATTGGCCTATTCCTCACAATTTCACGATCCCAAAAGTAAAGAGCCGGAAACACCTATTAGTAGTAAAAACTTTATAGATAGTGTAAACTATAGGGCCAGAGATCTCGGTAGACTGATAGGGGTGGACTATGCGGAAGGTTTTACTGTTGAACGTTTTGTGGGCGTCAACAATATCGACGACTTGATTTAA